Proteins from a single region of Halorubrum sp. 2020YC2:
- a CDS encoding metal-dependent hydrolase, whose protein sequence is MLPTHVLAGMLLAAPLVQAAPELAPVGFAAGFLGGLFPDLDMYTGHRKTLHYPVYYSLLSLPALLAAVVAPSALTVAVALFLLGAALHSVADMFGGGLELRPWEGNSDRAVYDHHREEWVAPRRGVRYDGAVEDLALSVGLSVPLLVLVDPPLRAVVVGTIAVAVVYTALRRRLAEIAAAVVPLLPEAFDPYLPERYR, encoded by the coding sequence ATGCTTCCGACCCACGTGCTGGCGGGGATGCTGCTCGCGGCCCCGCTGGTACAGGCGGCGCCGGAACTCGCGCCGGTCGGGTTCGCCGCCGGCTTCCTCGGCGGGCTGTTTCCGGACCTCGACATGTACACCGGCCACCGGAAGACGCTCCACTACCCCGTCTACTACTCCCTCCTCTCGCTCCCGGCGCTCCTCGCGGCGGTGGTCGCCCCCTCGGCGCTCACCGTCGCGGTCGCGCTCTTTCTCCTCGGTGCGGCGCTCCACAGCGTCGCTGACATGTTCGGCGGCGGCTTGGAGCTCCGGCCGTGGGAGGGGAACTCCGACCGGGCGGTGTACGACCACCACCGGGAGGAGTGGGTCGCCCCGCGGCGCGGCGTCCGGTACGACGGCGCAGTCGAGGACCTCGCGCTCTCCGTCGGGCTGTCGGTCCCGCTCCTCGTCTTGGTCGATCCCCCGCTCCGCGCGGTCGTGGTCGGCACGATCGCGGTCGCGGTCGTGTACACCGCCCTCCGCCGGCGGCTCGCGGAGATCGCGGCGGCCGTGGTCCCGCTGCTCCCCGAGGCGTTCGATCCCTACCTCCCCGAGCGGTACCGGTAA
- a CDS encoding aminotransferase class V-fold PLP-dependent enzyme: MLMTPGPTAVPEPVRDAMSRELINPDVDPRFREIYERLTDRLAAVYGVETDGSSEDARDVVALGGEGILGLEAAVASLVEPGTEVLCLSNGRYGEGFADFVESYGGEATPVAAERDEPLPLDALDEALAADGSDFDVATMVHCETPTGTLNDVESAVDRIEAADAEILTVVDAVSSLGGVPVPTDRIDVCLGASQKCFSAPPGLATAAVSDRAWAAMEARDPHSLYANFLPFRDVNDGFPYTHLTTEVVALDAALGLLLDEGLDAVRERHAAAAARCRERGAELGLEPVPDPERSSPTVTAFEVPGRAAALQERLREEHDVILATGLGEDAVDVLRVGHMGHNARVERVEETMDALADVL, encoded by the coding sequence ATGCTCATGACGCCGGGACCGACCGCGGTCCCCGAGCCGGTGCGCGACGCGATGTCCCGCGAGCTGATCAACCCCGACGTGGACCCGCGGTTCCGGGAGATATACGAGCGGCTCACGGACCGGCTCGCGGCGGTGTACGGCGTCGAAACCGACGGGTCGTCGGAGGACGCTCGCGACGTCGTCGCCCTCGGCGGCGAGGGAATCTTAGGGCTGGAGGCCGCGGTCGCCTCGCTGGTCGAACCCGGCACCGAGGTCCTGTGTCTGTCGAACGGGCGCTACGGCGAGGGGTTCGCCGACTTCGTCGAGTCGTACGGCGGCGAGGCGACGCCGGTCGCCGCGGAGCGCGACGAACCGCTGCCGCTCGACGCGCTCGACGAGGCGTTAGCGGCCGACGGGAGCGACTTCGACGTCGCGACGATGGTCCACTGCGAGACGCCCACGGGGACGCTCAACGACGTCGAGAGCGCGGTCGACCGGATCGAGGCGGCCGACGCGGAGATACTCACGGTCGTCGACGCCGTCTCCTCGCTCGGCGGCGTCCCGGTGCCGACCGACCGGATCGACGTGTGTCTCGGCGCCTCACAGAAGTGTTTCAGCGCGCCGCCGGGGCTCGCGACCGCCGCGGTGAGCGACCGCGCGTGGGCCGCGATGGAGGCGCGCGACCCGCACTCGCTGTACGCGAACTTCCTCCCGTTCCGCGACGTGAACGACGGGTTCCCGTACACGCACCTGACGACCGAGGTCGTCGCGCTCGACGCGGCGCTCGGCCTCCTGCTCGACGAGGGGCTCGACGCGGTCCGGGAGCGACACGCGGCGGCCGCGGCGCGCTGTCGCGAGCGCGGCGCGGAGCTGGGATTAGAGCCGGTTCCGGACCCCGAGCGCAGTTCCCCGACGGTGACCGCCTTCGAGGTCCCCGGGCGGGCCGCGGCGCTACAGGAGCGACTGCGTGAGGAGCACGACGTGATCCTCGCGACCGGGCTGGGCGAGGACGCCGTGGACGTGCTTCGGGTGGGTCACATGGGCCACAACGCACGCGTCGAGCGCGTCGAGGAGACGATGGACGCGCTCGCAGACGTTTTATAA